A single genomic interval of Streptomyces sp. BA2 harbors:
- a CDS encoding DUF349 domain-containing protein, which produces MSSDPWGRVDETGTVYVRKADGSEREVGSWKAGSPDEALAYFERKYDGLVVEIGLLERRVKTTDLSAKDAMTAIDHLRQQVDEAHAVGDLDALSTRLDKLVETVDARREERKVQKAKQSDEARHAKEALVVEAEELAQSEQWRAAGERLRALVDTWKGLPRLDRKSDDELWHRFSHARSAFSKRRKAHFASLDAQREEARKTKEKLVGEAEALSGSTDWGPTAARYRDLMTEWKAAGRAQREHEDDLWNRFRGAQDVFFAARSAVFAERDAEQTENLKLKEELAEEAEKLVPVKDLKSARAAFRTLNERWEAIGHVPRDARPKVEGRMHAVERALQETEEAEWRRTNPEARARAEGLTGQLQAAVDKLVDQIEKARAAGNNAKADKLQKELDGRQALLDQALKGLHEFGG; this is translated from the coding sequence GTGAGCAGCGACCCGTGGGGCCGCGTCGACGAGACGGGGACCGTGTACGTGCGCAAGGCCGACGGCAGCGAGCGCGAGGTCGGTTCGTGGAAAGCAGGGTCTCCTGACGAGGCCCTGGCTTACTTCGAGCGCAAGTACGACGGTCTGGTCGTCGAGATCGGACTTCTCGAGCGCCGGGTGAAAACGACCGACCTGTCGGCCAAGGACGCCATGACCGCCATCGACCACCTGCGCCAGCAGGTGGACGAGGCACACGCGGTCGGCGATCTGGACGCCCTGAGCACGCGCCTGGACAAGCTCGTCGAGACCGTCGACGCGCGCCGTGAAGAGCGCAAGGTCCAAAAGGCCAAGCAGTCGGACGAGGCGAGGCACGCCAAGGAGGCGCTGGTCGTCGAGGCCGAGGAGCTCGCCCAGAGCGAGCAGTGGCGGGCGGCGGGCGAGCGGCTTCGCGCCCTGGTGGACACCTGGAAGGGACTGCCGCGCCTGGACCGCAAGTCGGACGACGAGCTGTGGCACCGCTTCTCGCACGCCCGCTCGGCGTTCTCCAAGCGGCGCAAGGCCCACTTCGCCTCGCTGGACGCCCAGCGCGAAGAGGCCCGCAAGACCAAGGAGAAGCTGGTCGGCGAGGCCGAGGCACTCTCCGGGTCGACCGACTGGGGTCCGACGGCCGCGCGTTACCGCGACCTGATGACGGAGTGGAAGGCCGCGGGCCGCGCCCAGCGCGAGCACGAGGACGACCTGTGGAACCGCTTCCGCGGCGCCCAGGACGTGTTCTTCGCGGCGCGCAGCGCGGTCTTCGCGGAGCGGGACGCCGAGCAGACGGAGAACCTGAAGCTGAAGGAGGAGCTGGCCGAGGAGGCCGAGAAGCTCGTCCCCGTGAAGGACCTCAAGTCGGCGCGCGCGGCCTTCCGTACGCTCAACGAGCGCTGGGAGGCCATCGGCCACGTCCCGCGCGACGCGCGGCCGAAGGTCGAGGGGCGGATGCACGCGGTGGAGCGTGCCCTCCAGGAGACCGAGGAGGCCGAGTGGCGCCGGACGAACCCTGAGGCACGCGCGCGTGCCGAGGGTCTGACCGGTCAGCTGCAGGCCGCCGTCGACAAGCTGGTCGACCAGATCGAGAAGGCGCGCGCCGCGGGCAACAACGCCAAGGCCGACAAGCTCCAGAAGGAGCTCGATGGCCGTCAGGCGCTCCTCGACCAGGCCCTGAAGGGGCTGCACGAGTTCGGCGGCTGA
- a CDS encoding RelA/SpoT family protein produces MPDDSKALTAAKAAEAKRAAAHAATPAKNATPARQQDSAPPSAPGGTSAPRTTGDSAQRDKPAAEARPKPPTEARAGSTTPTPRPTAAKNERSGSSNRVRARLARLGVQRSNPYNPVLEPLLRIVRSNDPKIETATLRQIEKAYQVAERWHRGQKRKSGDPYITHPLAVTTILAELGMDPATLMAGLLHDTVEDTEYGLDTLKRDFGDQVALLVDGVTKLDKVKFGEAAQAETVRKMVVAMAKDPRVLVIKLADRLHNMRTMRYLKREKQEKKARETLEIYAPLAHRLGMNTIKWELEDLAFAILYPKMYDEIVRLVAERAPKRDEYLAIVTDEVQADLRAARIKATVTGRPKHYYSVYQKMIVRGRDFAEIYDLVGIRVLVDTVRDCYAALGTVHARWNPVPGRFKDYIAMPKFNMYQSLHTTVIGPSGKPVELQIRTFDMHRRAEYGIAAHWKYKQEPSAGASKVRTDVPKKTGGKDDHLNDMAWLRQLLDWQKETEDPSEFLESLRFDLSRNEVFVFTPKGDVIALPAGATPVDFSYAVHTEVGHRTIGARVNGRLVPLESTLDNGDLVEVFTSKAAGAGPSRDWLGFVKSPRARNKIRAWFSKERRDEAIEQGKDAIARAMRKQNLPIQRILTGDSLVTLAHEMRYPDISSLYAAIGEGHVTAQSVVQKLVQALGGEEAANEDIAESAPPSRGRSKRRANADPGVVVKGVEDVWVKLARCCTPVPGDPIIGFVTRGSGVSVHRSDCVNVDSLSREPERILEVEWAPTQSSVFLVAIQVEALDRSRLLSDVTRILSDQHVNILSAAVQTSRDRVATSRFTFEMGDPKHLGHVLKAVRGVEGVYDVYRVTSARRP; encoded by the coding sequence TTGCCAGACGATTCCAAGGCACTCACCGCCGCCAAGGCCGCAGAGGCCAAGCGCGCCGCGGCACACGCCGCCACGCCCGCGAAGAACGCGACGCCCGCGAGGCAGCAGGACAGCGCGCCCCCCAGCGCCCCCGGCGGCACCTCCGCACCGCGCACGACGGGCGACAGCGCCCAGCGGGACAAGCCGGCCGCCGAAGCGCGCCCCAAGCCCCCCACCGAGGCCCGCGCCGGCAGTACGACGCCCACGCCACGGCCCACCGCGGCCAAGAACGAGCGCTCCGGCTCCTCCAACCGCGTACGCGCCCGCCTGGCCCGCCTGGGCGTCCAGCGCTCGAACCCGTACAACCCGGTCCTGGAGCCGCTGCTGCGGATAGTGCGCAGCAACGACCCCAAGATCGAGACGGCGACGCTGCGCCAGATCGAGAAGGCCTACCAGGTCGCCGAGCGCTGGCACCGCGGCCAGAAGCGCAAGAGCGGCGACCCGTACATCACGCACCCCCTCGCCGTGACGACGATCCTCGCCGAGCTCGGCATGGACCCGGCCACGCTGATGGCGGGCCTGCTTCACGACACCGTCGAGGACACCGAGTACGGCCTCGACACCCTCAAGCGCGACTTCGGCGACCAGGTCGCCCTCCTCGTCGACGGCGTCACCAAGCTGGACAAGGTCAAGTTCGGCGAGGCCGCGCAGGCCGAGACCGTGCGCAAGATGGTCGTCGCCATGGCCAAGGACCCCCGCGTCCTGGTCATCAAGCTCGCCGACCGCCTGCACAACATGCGCACGATGCGCTACCTCAAGCGCGAGAAGCAGGAGAAGAAGGCCCGCGAGACGCTGGAGATCTACGCTCCGCTGGCCCACCGCCTGGGCATGAACACCATCAAGTGGGAGCTGGAGGACCTCGCCTTCGCGATCCTCTACCCCAAGATGTACGACGAGATCGTGCGCCTGGTCGCCGAGCGCGCCCCCAAGCGCGACGAGTACCTCGCCATAGTGACCGACGAGGTCCAGGCCGACCTGCGCGCCGCCCGCATCAAGGCCACCGTCACCGGACGCCCGAAGCACTACTACAGCGTCTACCAGAAGATGATCGTCCGCGGCCGTGACTTCGCGGAGATCTACGACCTGGTGGGCATCCGCGTCCTCGTCGACACGGTCCGCGACTGCTATGCCGCCCTCGGCACGGTCCACGCGCGATGGAATCCGGTCCCCGGCCGGTTCAAGGACTACATCGCGATGCCGAAGTTCAACATGTACCAGTCGCTGCACACGACGGTGATCGGCCCCAGCGGCAAGCCCGTCGAGCTCCAGATCCGTACGTTCGACATGCACCGCCGCGCCGAGTACGGCATCGCCGCCCACTGGAAGTACAAGCAGGAGCCGTCCGCCGGCGCCTCCAAGGTGCGTACGGACGTACCGAAGAAGACCGGTGGCAAGGACGACCACCTCAACGACATGGCGTGGCTGCGCCAGCTCCTGGACTGGCAGAAGGAGACCGAGGACCCCAGCGAGTTCCTCGAGTCGCTGCGCTTCGACCTGTCGCGCAACGAAGTCTTCGTCTTCACACCGAAGGGCGACGTCATAGCGCTCCCTGCGGGCGCCACCCCCGTCGACTTCTCGTACGCGGTCCACACCGAGGTCGGCCACCGCACCATAGGGGCCCGGGTCAACGGACGGCTCGTTCCGCTCGAATCGACCCTGGACAACGGCGACTTGGTGGAGGTCTTCACCTCCAAGGCGGCAGGCGCGGGCCCCTCCCGCGACTGGCTCGGCTTCGTCAAGTCACCGCGGGCGCGCAACAAGATCCGCGCGTGGTTCTCCAAGGAGCGCCGCGACGAGGCCATCGAGCAGGGCAAGGACGCCATCGCGCGCGCCATGCGCAAGCAGAACCTGCCGATCCAGCGGATCCTGACGGGCGATTCGCTCGTCACGCTCGCGCACGAGATGCGCTACCCCGACATCTCTTCCCTGTACGCGGCGATCGGCGAAGGCCACGTCACCGCGCAGTCCGTCGTACAGAAGCTCGTCCAGGCGCTCGGCGGCGAAGAGGCCGCCAACGAGGACATCGCCGAGAGCGCACCGCCCTCGCGCGGCCGCAGCAAGCGCCGCGCCAACGCCGACCCCGGTGTCGTCGTCAAGGGCGTCGAGGACGTGTGGGTCAAGCTGGCCCGCTGCTGTACGCCCGTGCCGGGGGACCCGATCATCGGCTTCGTCACGCGCGGCAGCGGCGTATCGGTTCACCGCAGCGACTGCGTGAACGTCGACTCGCTCTCCCGCGAGCCCGAGCGCATCCTCGAGGTCGAGTGGGCGCCCACCCAGTCCTCGGTCTTCCTGGTCGCCATCCAGGTCGAGGCCCTCGACCGCTCGCGCCTGCTGTCGGACGTCACGCGCATCCTGTCGGACCAGCACGTGAACATCCTGTCCGCGGCCGTCCAGACCTCCCGCGACCGGGTCGCCACCTCGCGCTTCACCTTCGAGATGGGCGACCCCAAGCACCTGGGCCATGTGCTCAAGGCGGTCAGGGGAGTCGAGGGTGTGTACGACGTCTACAGGGTGACGTCGGCGCGCAGGCCGTGA
- a CDS encoding adenine phosphoribosyltransferase → MTELAVPSELLLSRIRDVADYPEPGVMFKDITPLLADPEAFAALTEALADLAVRHGATKIVGLEARGFILGAPVALRAGLGFIPVRKAGKLPGATLSQSYDLEYGSAEIEVHAEDLAADDRVMVIDDVLATGGTAEASLRLIRRAGAQVAGVAVLMELGFLGGRAKLETALEGAPLEALLTV, encoded by the coding sequence ATGACCGAGCTCGCCGTACCGTCGGAGCTGCTGCTCAGCCGCATCCGGGACGTCGCCGACTACCCCGAGCCGGGGGTGATGTTCAAGGACATCACGCCGCTCCTCGCGGACCCGGAGGCCTTCGCCGCACTGACCGAGGCCCTCGCGGACCTCGCCGTGCGGCACGGCGCCACGAAGATCGTCGGCCTGGAGGCCCGCGGCTTCATCCTGGGCGCCCCGGTCGCGCTGCGCGCGGGGCTCGGCTTCATCCCCGTACGGAAGGCGGGCAAGCTCCCCGGAGCGACGCTCAGCCAGTCGTACGACCTGGAGTACGGCAGCGCCGAGATCGAGGTGCACGCCGAGGACCTCGCCGCCGACGACCGCGTCATGGTCATCGACGACGTCCTGGCGACCGGCGGCACCGCCGAGGCGTCCCTGCGGCTCATCCGCCGTGCGGGCGCGCAGGTCGCCGGTGTGGCCGTCCTGATGGAGCTCGGCTTCCTCGGGGGCCGCGCCAAGCTGGAGACGGCCCTTGAGGGCGCCCCGCTGGAGGCCCTCCTCACCGTCTGA
- the secF gene encoding protein translocase subunit SecF gives MSKLGNLGARLYRGEVGYDFVGKRKLWYGLSILITITAIVGLAVRGLNMGIEFEGGAVFTTPKTSVSVAQAEKYAEEASGHDAVVQELGSGGLRIQVAGVDTAKSDQIKADLAKDMDLKSQAINADLVGPSWGEQISQKAWTGLIIFMVLVVIYLAIAFEWRMALAALIALIHDITITVGVYALVGFEVTQGTIIGLLTILGYSLYDTVVVFDSLKEQSKDLTKQTRWTYSEVANRSINSTLVRSINTTVVALLPVAGLLFIGGGFLGAGMLNDISLSLFVGLAAGAYSSIFIATPLVADLKETEPQMKALKKRVLAKRAAAAAKGESVESAAAAEDEDDERQDDDVPEDAAPAGVVGPRTQPASRNRGRGRPSGKRR, from the coding sequence ATGTCGAAGCTCGGCAATCTCGGCGCCAGGCTCTACCGCGGTGAGGTCGGCTACGACTTCGTCGGCAAGCGCAAGCTCTGGTACGGCCTCTCGATCCTGATCACCATCACGGCCATCGTCGGCCTCGCGGTGCGCGGCCTGAACATGGGCATCGAGTTCGAGGGCGGCGCGGTCTTCACCACCCCGAAGACCAGCGTCTCGGTCGCGCAGGCCGAGAAGTACGCGGAAGAGGCCTCCGGTCACGACGCGGTCGTCCAGGAGCTCGGCTCGGGCGGTCTGCGCATCCAGGTCGCCGGTGTGGACACCGCCAAGTCCGACCAGATCAAGGCGGACCTGGCGAAGGACATGGACCTCAAGTCCCAGGCCATCAACGCCGACCTCGTGGGCCCCAGTTGGGGTGAGCAGATCAGCCAGAAGGCCTGGACGGGCCTGATCATCTTCATGGTCCTCGTGGTGATCTATCTGGCGATCGCCTTCGAGTGGCGCATGGCCCTGGCCGCGCTGATCGCCCTGATCCACGACATCACGATCACCGTCGGTGTGTACGCACTGGTGGGCTTCGAGGTCACCCAGGGCACGATCATCGGCCTGCTGACGATCCTCGGTTACTCGCTCTACGACACGGTCGTGGTCTTCGACAGCTTGAAGGAGCAGTCGAAGGACCTCACCAAGCAGACGAGGTGGACCTACAGCGAGGTCGCCAACCGAAGCATCAACAGCACCCTGGTGCGTTCGATCAACACCACGGTCGTCGCGCTCCTGCCGGTCGCCGGACTGCTCTTCATCGGCGGCGGCTTCCTCGGCGCGGGCATGCTCAACGACATCTCGCTGTCGCTGTTCGTCGGCCTCGCGGCCGGTGCGTACTCCTCGATCTTCATCGCCACGCCGCTCGTCGCCGACCTCAAGGAGACCGAGCCGCAGATGAAGGCGCTCAAGAAGCGCGTCCTCGCCAAGCGTGCCGCCGCGGCGGCCAAGGGCGAGTCCGTGGAGAGCGCGGCAGCCGCAGAGGACGAGGACGACGAGCGCCAGGACGACGACGTGCCGGAGGACGCCGCCCCCGCGGGCGTCGTCGGCCCGCGCACACAGCCGGCCTCGCGGAACCGCGGCCGCGGCCGTCCCTCGGGGAAGCGCCGATGA
- the secD gene encoding protein translocase subunit SecD — protein MAAPKKGRRQSAPGKPGRSLVFILIALVALTGGMFLSGNTTPRLGIDLAGGTSITLQAKDEPGQKKSAINPTNMNTAVSIINNRVNGLGVSEAEVQTQGEDNIIVNIPKGTNEKQAREQVGTTAQLYFRPVLTVASGEPTPDPSASSSGKDKDKGKDTADPDKATDKGDDKGDDKASSTPTASPSSQGRAVTDGLKADATPTPKASDKGSDKDKGAPTPTPTADPATAALQKKFTELDCTDKAQRGKVGDGVKPTEQTIACGKNNAGQWEKYVLGPAELNGKDVDDAKATINQQSGAWVVNMEFTGGGSKKFSKTTSKLSQQQPPMNQFAIVLDGEVASAPSVNTTLNSNAEISGSFTQESAQDLANILSYGALPLTFHEQSVTTVSPALGGEQLRAGLIAGAIGLALVIIYLVVYYRGLSLIAIASLLVSAALTYTLMTLLGPAISFTLNLPAVCGAIVAIGITADSFIVFFERVRDEVREGRTLRPAVERAWPRARRTILVSDFVSFLAAAVLFIVTVGKVQGFAFTLGLTTLLDVVVVFFFTKPLMTLMARKKFFANGHKWSGLDPKRLGAKPPLRRTRRATGSSVGPVDPKEA, from the coding sequence GTGGCAGCACCTAAGAAGGGCCGAAGGCAGAGCGCCCCGGGCAAGCCGGGACGCTCTTTGGTCTTCATCCTGATCGCCCTCGTGGCGCTCACCGGCGGAATGTTCCTCTCCGGGAACACCACGCCCCGCCTCGGCATCGACCTCGCCGGCGGCACGAGCATCACGCTCCAGGCGAAGGACGAGCCGGGCCAGAAGAAGAGCGCGATCAACCCGACCAACATGAACACCGCGGTCAGCATCATCAACAACCGCGTCAATGGTCTGGGTGTGTCCGAGGCCGAGGTGCAGACCCAGGGCGAAGACAACATCATCGTCAACATCCCCAAGGGCACGAACGAGAAGCAGGCGCGCGAGCAGGTCGGTACGACCGCTCAGCTCTACTTCCGTCCCGTCCTGACGGTGGCCAGCGGCGAGCCCACCCCCGACCCGTCCGCCAGCTCGTCCGGCAAGGACAAGGACAAGGGCAAGGACACCGCGGACCCGGACAAGGCGACCGACAAGGGCGACGACAAGGGCGACGACAAGGCGTCATCGACCCCGACCGCCTCCCCGTCCTCGCAGGGCCGTGCCGTCACCGACGGCCTGAAGGCCGACGCGACCCCGACGCCGAAGGCCTCGGACAAGGGCAGCGACAAGGACAAGGGCGCGCCGACCCCCACCCCGACCGCCGACCCGGCCACCGCGGCACTGCAGAAGAAGTTCACCGAGCTCGACTGCACCGACAAGGCGCAGCGCGGCAAGGTCGGCGACGGCGTCAAGCCGACCGAGCAGACCATCGCCTGTGGCAAGAACAACGCCGGCCAGTGGGAGAAGTACGTCCTCGGCCCCGCCGAGCTGAACGGCAAGGACGTCGACGACGCAAAGGCGACGATCAACCAGCAGAGCGGTGCCTGGGTCGTCAACATGGAGTTCACGGGCGGCGGCTCGAAGAAGTTCTCGAAGACCACGAGCAAGCTCTCGCAGCAGCAGCCCCCGATGAACCAGTTCGCCATCGTCCTCGACGGCGAGGTGGCCTCGGCCCCCAGCGTGAACACGACGCTGAACTCGAACGCCGAGATCTCCGGCAGCTTCACCCAGGAGTCCGCCCAGGACCTCGCGAACATCCTGTCGTACGGCGCGCTGCCACTGACCTTCCACGAGCAGAGCGTCACCACCGTCAGCCCGGCGCTCGGCGGCGAGCAGCTGCGCGCCGGTCTGATCGCCGGTGCCATCGGCCTCGCGCTCGTCATCATTTACCTGGTCGTCTACTACCGCGGCCTCTCGCTGATCGCCATCGCGAGCCTCCTGGTCTCGGCGGCCCTGACGTACACCCTGATGACGCTGCTCGGCCCGGCCATCTCCTTCACCCTGAACCTGCCCGCGGTGTGTGGTGCGATCGTTGCGATCGGTATCACCGCCGACTCGTTCATCGTGTTCTTCGAACGCGTCAGGGACGAGGTCAGAGAGGGACGCACGCTGCGGCCAGCCGTGGAGCGTGCCTGGCCGCGCGCCCGGCGCACCATCCTGGTCTCCGACTTCGTGTCGTTCCTCGCGGCCGCGGTGCTCTTCATCGTCACGGTCGGCAAGGTCCAGGGCTTCGCGTTCACGCTCGGCCTGACCACGCTGCTCGACGTCGTGGTGGTGTTCTTCTTCACCAAGCCGCTGATGACCCTCATGGCACGCAAGAAGTTCTTCGCGAACGGCCACAAGTGGTCCGGCCTCGACCCGAAGCGCCTCGGTGCCAAGCCGCCGCTGCGCCGCACCCGCCGCGCCACTGGTTCTTCCGTTGGCCCTGTCGACCCGAAGGAGGCGTGA
- the yajC gene encoding preprotein translocase subunit YajC, with protein MNIVTLLPFIVLIGAMFLMTRSAKKKQQAAAQMRNEMQPGTGIRTIGGMYATVKEVHDDAVLLEVAPGVHAFYAKNSVGAVLEDDEYNRIVHGQSADLKSDSPVVPDDASSLTETDEPAADASDDSPIDLGKKDADSAPKADDAEPKKTDGESDAK; from the coding sequence GTGAATATCGTGACCCTCCTCCCCTTCATCGTGCTCATCGGGGCCATGTTCCTGATGACGCGCTCCGCCAAGAAGAAGCAGCAGGCGGCCGCGCAGATGCGCAATGAGATGCAGCCCGGCACCGGCATCCGCACGATCGGGGGCATGTACGCCACCGTCAAGGAGGTTCACGACGACGCCGTCCTCCTTGAGGTGGCTCCTGGTGTGCACGCGTTCTACGCGAAGAACTCCGTGGGCGCCGTCCTTGAGGACGACGAGTACAACCGCATCGTCCACGGCCAGAGTGCCGACCTGAAGTCGGACAGCCCCGTCGTCCCGGACGACGCCTCCTCCCTCACCGAGACCGACGAGCCCGCCGCCGACGCTTCCGACGACTCGCCCATCGACCTCGGCAAGAAGGACGCGGACAGCGCCCCCAAGGCCGACGACGCCGAGCCGAAGAAGACCGACGGCGAGTCCGACGCGAAGTAG
- the ruvB gene encoding Holliday junction branch migration DNA helicase RuvB, with protein sequence MNWDDTTDEAAGAAERLVGASADGEDQAVEAALRPKDLGEFIGQEKVREQLDLVLRAARARGATADHVLLSGAPGLGKTTLSMIIAAEMGAPIRITSGPAIQHAGDLAAILSSLQEGEVLFLDEIHRMSRPAEEMLYMAMEDFRVDVIVGKGPGATAIPLELPPFTLVGATTRAGLLPPPLRDRFGFTAHMEFYEPAELERVIHRSAQLLDVEIDPAGAAEIAGRSRGTPRIANRLLRRVRDYAQVKVDGAINKDIAGAALKVYEVDDRGLDRLDRAVLEALLKLFGGGPVGLSTLAVAVGEERETVEEVAEPFLVREGLLARTPRGRVGTPAAWAHLGLVPPRQAGGIGQGDLFGA encoded by the coding sequence ATGAACTGGGACGACACGACCGACGAAGCTGCCGGCGCGGCCGAGCGGCTCGTCGGTGCGTCCGCCGACGGCGAGGACCAGGCGGTCGAAGCCGCGCTCCGCCCCAAGGACCTGGGTGAGTTCATCGGCCAGGAGAAGGTCCGCGAGCAGCTCGATCTCGTCCTGCGCGCGGCCCGCGCACGCGGCGCCACCGCCGACCACGTGCTGCTCTCCGGAGCCCCCGGCCTCGGCAAGACCACGCTCTCGATGATCATCGCGGCCGAGATGGGCGCCCCGATCCGCATCACCAGCGGCCCCGCCATCCAGCATGCGGGCGACCTCGCCGCGATCCTCTCCTCCCTCCAGGAGGGAGAGGTGCTCTTCCTCGACGAGATCCACCGCATGTCCCGGCCCGCCGAAGAGATGCTGTACATGGCCATGGAGGACTTCCGCGTCGACGTCATCGTCGGCAAGGGGCCCGGCGCCACCGCCATCCCGCTGGAGCTGCCGCCCTTCACCCTGGTCGGCGCCACCACCAGGGCGGGCCTGCTGCCACCGCCACTGCGCGACCGCTTCGGCTTCACCGCGCACATGGAGTTCTACGAACCCGCCGAGCTGGAGCGCGTGATCCACCGCTCAGCGCAGCTCCTGGACGTGGAGATCGACCCGGCGGGCGCCGCCGAGATCGCCGGGCGCTCGCGCGGCACGCCCCGTATCGCCAACCGGCTGCTGCGCCGCGTGCGGGACTACGCCCAGGTCAAGGTCGACGGCGCGATCAACAAGGACATCGCGGGCGCCGCCCTCAAGGTCTACGAGGTGGACGACCGAGGCCTCGACCGCCTCGACCGCGCGGTCCTCGAAGCCCTGCTCAAGCTCTTCGGCGGCGGACCCGTCGGCCTCTCGACGCTCGCCGTCGCTGTGGGGGAGGAGCGCGAGACGGTCGAGGAGGTCGCCGAGCCCTTCCTGGTACGGGAGGGACTGCTCGCGCGGACCCCCCGAGGCCGGGTCGGGACGCCTGCCGCATGGGCGCATCTCGGCCTTGTTCCGCCGCGGCAGGCGGGCGGAATCGGACAAGGGGACCTGTTCGGGGCGTGA
- the ruvA gene encoding Holliday junction branch migration protein RuvA, which produces MIAFVSGPVAALAPDAAVVEVGGIGMAIQCTPNTLSTLRIGQQTKLATSLVVREDSLTLYGFADDDERQTFELLQTASGVGPRLAQAMLAVHSPDALRRAVATGDEKALTAVPGIGKKGAQKLLLEYKDRLGEPIGTGGPAIGTPVTSGWSDQLHAALIGLGYATREADEAVAAVTPQAEASEKPQVGQLLKAALQTLNRTR; this is translated from the coding sequence ATGATCGCCTTCGTCAGCGGCCCCGTCGCCGCCCTCGCCCCCGATGCCGCGGTGGTCGAGGTCGGCGGTATCGGCATGGCCATCCAGTGCACGCCGAACACGCTCTCCACCCTGCGGATCGGCCAGCAGACCAAGCTCGCCACCTCCCTGGTCGTCCGCGAGGACTCCCTGACCCTGTACGGCTTCGCGGACGACGACGAGCGCCAGACCTTCGAGCTCCTGCAGACCGCGAGCGGCGTCGGACCGCGCCTCGCGCAGGCCATGCTCGCCGTGCACAGTCCGGACGCCCTGCGCCGCGCGGTCGCCACCGGCGACGAGAAGGCGCTCACCGCGGTCCCGGGCATCGGCAAGAAGGGCGCCCAGAAGCTCCTCCTGGAGTACAAGGACCGCCTCGGCGAGCCCATCGGCACGGGCGGCCCCGCGATCGGTACCCCTGTCACCTCCGGCTGGAGCGACCAGCTGCACGCGGCACTGATCGGCCTGGGGTACGCGACGCGGGAGGCCGACGAGGCCGTCGCCGCCGTCACCCCGCAGGCCGAGGCGTCCGAGAAGCCGCAGGTGGGCCAGCTCCTCAAGGCCGCCCTGCAGACGTTGAACCGCACCCGCTAG
- the ruvC gene encoding crossover junction endodeoxyribonuclease RuvC: MRVLGVDPGLTRCGVGVVDGVAGRPLTMRAVGVVRTHADAELGHRLVAIEQGIEQWLDEHDPEVLAVERVFSQHNVRTVMGTAQASAVAMLCASRRGIPVALHTPSEVKAAVTGNGRADKAQVGAMVTRLLRLDAPPKPADAADALALAICHIWRAPAQNRLQQAVAQNRLQQAVALHASKTPPARTARAAQKGRTA; the protein is encoded by the coding sequence ATGCGCGTACTGGGGGTGGACCCCGGACTGACCCGGTGCGGTGTGGGGGTCGTCGACGGAGTCGCGGGACGCCCGCTGACGATGCGCGCGGTCGGCGTCGTCCGTACGCACGCCGACGCCGAGCTCGGCCACCGCCTGGTCGCCATCGAGCAGGGCATCGAGCAGTGGCTCGACGAGCACGACCCCGAAGTCCTCGCCGTGGAGCGGGTGTTCAGCCAGCACAACGTCCGTACGGTGATGGGCACCGCCCAGGCCAGCGCCGTGGCCATGCTCTGCGCGTCCCGCCGCGGCATCCCCGTCGCCCTGCACACGCCCAGCGAGGTCAAGGCCGCCGTCACCGGCAACGGCCGCGCGGACAAGGCGCAGGTCGGGGCGATGGTCACCCGCCTCCTGCGGCTCGACGCACCACCCAAGCCCGCCGACGCCGCGGACGCGCTCGCCCTCGCCATCTGTCACATCTGGCGCGCCCCCGCGCAGAACCGCCTCCAGCAGGCCGTGGCCCAGAACCGTCTCCAGCAGGCCGTAGCCCTGCACGCATCGAAGACCCCGCCGGCCCGAACAGCCCGGGCAGCACAGAAAGGCCGTACCGCATGA